The DNA sequence CTGCCATCGGAGTGGAGCCGGAATGCGCATCACGCCCAGACACGATGACATCATACCAGCGCTGGCCCTGCCCGCCACTGACGACACCGATCACCTCATTATGTGCCTCTAATATCGGCCCCTGTTCTATGTGAGCCTCAAGAAATGCCCCCATGACATGCTTGCCGCAAGGTTCTTCTCCGGCAAAGCCAATCCGTTCTAGCTCATCGCCAAAGGTCTTGCCCTCGGCATCCGTGCGACTTAGCGCGAACTCTAGATCAAACAGACCGGCGTAGACGCCGGAACACAGCATCGCCGGGGCGAACCGCGCACCCTCTTCATTGGTCCAGTTGACCACTTCGATGGGCGCATCGGTTTCGAGTTCCAGATCATTCAAAGTACGAATAATTTCCAACCCAGCTAATACGCCATAGACGCCGTCGAATTTCCCACCGTGTGGCTGCGTATCCAGATGGCTGCCAATGGCAATAGGCGGCAAGGAGTTATCCCGCCCTGGACGTCTGGCAAACATGTTTCCAAGTCGATCAAAGTGAACCGTGCAGCCGGCATCACGGCACCACCGCGCAAACAATTCACGCGATTCACGATCACCGTCTGTCAAAGTGAGGCGACCGCAGCCACCCCCCGGAAGCGCATCGATTTTGGCCATCTCCATGATGGTATCCCAAAGACGCGCGCCATTTATCCTTGGTGTGTTGGTCATGCATCCTCCCGACAGAGCGCCTGACTGAGACAGTGTACACCTCCGCCACCAAGAGTAAACATTGACATATCGGGGTCATAAACATCGAAACCCAGCGCCCTCATCTTAGCGTTCAGGTCATTCGCGCCGACCATCGACAGAACTTTGCCATCCCCCAGAGCCACGAGATTGACGCCGAGGTTTTTAGCTTCGCGGTATTCCACCTCGACGATGTCTATGCCCCAACCGCGCACAACATCCACCAGCCAAGGTTCCATCGCGTCTACGCATGCTACAGCAAGATTGTCTGCCAATGGCACGATTAATCCATCCATATGCACGAACTCGCGGCTGATTGGGGCGACCACAGCCTCCCACCCTTCTTTGCGTACAAATTCAG is a window from the Roseovarius sp. EL26 genome containing:
- a CDS encoding Zn-dependent hydrolase — encoded protein: MTNTPRINGARLWDTIMEMAKIDALPGGGCGRLTLTDGDRESRELFARWCRDAGCTVHFDRLGNMFARRPGRDNSLPPIAIGSHLDTQPHGGKFDGVYGVLAGLEIIRTLNDLELETDAPIEVVNWTNEEGARFAPAMLCSGVYAGLFDLEFALSRTDAEGKTFGDELERIGFAGEEPCGKHVMGAFLEAHIEQGPILEAHNEVIGVVSGGQGQRWYDVIVSGRDAHSGSTPMAGRKDALIAASKLVLAVQKIALDNAPHSVGTVGEMHVTPNSRNTIPGGVRFTIDFRNPDDAVLTKMDAALRVAVAQETHSQIDLDMIWHNPPVHFDHKCVDAVQNAASAAGYANRVMVSGAGHDACQVARKVPTAMVFVPCKDGLSHNEAESAEPEHLEAGCNTLLGAALHLSSTSHHPLTKQQSTEAAQ